The sequence below is a genomic window from bacterium.
GCGTTGTCCGAGAAGATCGGCTCCCGCGACAAATCCTACACCATCGTGCAGCGGCTGGCGCTGGAGGCCGACGGCGACTCGACCTTCGAGGAACGCGTCCGCGCTGACCAGTTGGTGCAATCGCACCTGACAACGCGGCAGCTCGACGAGATTTTCGATGTCCGCTACTTCCTGCGCCGTTCACGGCAGATTCTCAAACGCGCGCTGGCGGAGAAATAGGGGAGGGGATGGCGCGCGACGGCTGGCTCTTTGTGGGTCCCGCGCTAGCGGTGTTGGCCGTCGGTGGGATTCTCTGGGTGGCCGGCGCGCGGCTCGGCGGCGCGTTGATCGCGCTTTTGGGCGGGGCGGCGGCGCTGGCCTTCGGCTACTTTTTCCGCGACCCCGACCGTCGTCCCCCCAACGATCCCGAGGCGGTGGTGGCCACCGCGGATGGACGGATTGTGGTGGTCGGACCGCATCCCGACGGCGGCACCCAGATCCATACGTTTCTGTCCGTTCTCGACGTCCATGTCAACCGCGCGCCCGTATCAGGGGTGGTGCGCGAGTCCGTCCACCATCCCGGCAAGTTCGGGCTCGCCTGGAAGGACGAGGCCGGGTCGCAGAACGAGCGGCACGACCTGGTGATTGAGTCGCCGCGCGGGACGATTCGCTCGGCGCAGATCGCCGGAATTCTCGCACGACGTATTATCTGCACCCCGCAGGTGGGCGATACATTAAGACAGGGGGACCGGATCGGGATGATCCGCTTCGGCTCGCGCGTCGAGGTGATCGTGCCCGACGGGTTCGCGCCGACCGTCAAAGTCGGCGATCGTGTCAAAGCCGGCGAAACGGTGATCGCGCGCCGGCTGGAGAATTGAGCTTATCGGTTTCCGAGCGCCCGCCATGCCCGAACACGACGACCGCCATGTCCGCAACTTCCGCGGGATCTTCCCGGGGATGTTCACGATGGGGAACCTCTTCTGCGGGTTCCTGTCGATTCTCTCGTCGATGGACGGCGAATGGCGGCATGCCTGCCAGTTCATTCTGCTGGGATTCTTCCTCGATGGCCTCGATGGAATCGTGGCGCGGGTCTCCCGCGGGGCCACCCGGTTCGGTGTCGAACTCGATTCCTTGGCCGACCTGATCACCTTTGGCCTGGCACCGGCGATTATGGTCTATTCGTTCCGTCTGAAGGACCTGGGCAAATGGGGCTGGGTGCTCGGCTTCGTGTTCGTAATGTGCGGCGCGTTCCGGCTGGCGCGCTACAACCTCGGCGCCAAGACCGGGCCGCGCGAGGGTTTTGAGGGGTTGCCGATTCCCGCCGCCGCCTCGCTGCTGGTGTCCTACACGCTGTTTAGCTTCGAACTGTGGGGCGAGCTGAAGTATGTGCGACTGCTGATTGCGATGACCCTCGTCACGTCGGGATTGATGGTGTCGACGATTCCGTACGAGGACAAGCCCACCAGCTGGCGATCGCTTAAGGACAGAATCAAGTTTCTCTATCTCCTGATCGGTGTGATTGCGGTGCTCATCGACATGTCCAAGACCGCGTTTCCCTTGGTGCTGGGCTATGTCGCCTACGGCCTTGTCCGCGAGATCATCGAGACCGTCTCCAACGGCGGCTCGCTGGAGCGTCCGTTGCGCCTGCCGCGCCGCCGCCGCCAGGTCGAGCATAAAGAACCCTGGCAGTAACCTCAACGGCGCCGCGCGATCAGCTCCATCACCGCCGGCGTGATCATGAGGGCGTGCGGCGTCTTCTCCACCCGCTCAAAGGCCTCCCCGATCTGATGCGCCCGCTCGGCGGTCATTAGTCCGAGACTGACCAGGCGCTGCGGGCCGATGCGGACGAATGACTTCGGCCACTGCCAGATGAAGTTGCCCGGCGGCACGATGTCGATGATCGGCCGCATCTCCACGATCTCAAAGCCGCACTCTGGCAGCCAGAGCGGCAACTGCAGGCCGATGTCCGGCTCGCCGCCGTCGGAGCGCCAGTTTGTCATCACTTCCGCGACAAATTCCTCAATTTCCGGGCAGCGCGGCGTCGTGCGCCAGGTCGAGTAGTCGAAATACTCATGAATGACCAGTACCCCGCCGTGGCGCAACGATGGCGCGATCGCTTCCAGCAAACGGCGGGGTTGTTTCAGGAATGCGAACACCCAGCGGCACCAGGCGCCATCGGCGGCCGTTTCCGGCAGCCGGCCATCCTCCAGATCCGTTTCCACGGTGCGGATGTTGCCCAGCCCGTATCCCGTGGCCGCCGTCTCCAACGTATCGAGGAATCGGCGCGAACGGTCCAGCGAGAGGACGCGCCCGCCGTCGCCCACGATACCCGCCAGATCAATCGAGGCATACCCCGGGCCGCAGCCGATGTCGAGGATGGTCTGCCCGACGGTGAATCCGGCGCGCCGCCAGGCGTCCAGCGCCCGCGGCCGCCAGACCCGGTGTTGGATGCCCAGACGGACGATCTCCTCATCGTGGGTGCCCAGTATGTAATCACGCTCCTGCGTCATCGAACCGTTCTCCCTCGTCTTGGGACTGCCAGCTGCATATTGTCCCGTTGCGCGACATCCTACGCAGAACAGGCGCCGTATTCAACCCGTGTGTGCGGGGATTTCCGTGCCGCGTTGAGTCGGAAAGCGTCGTCGGCGGATCGCTCGATCACGTAACCCGGCGGCCGACCGTGGCTAAAGCAGCAGCGTCGTCACGATCACCTGCGCCAGGATGATCTTGGCGATCATCGACGCCGGCTGCACGGGAGCATACCAGAGGTTGGGCAGGTCGTTTTGCGCCTGCTGATTGGCATAGGCGAGACAGGCGGGTTGAGTTTGCACGCCCGCCAGCATGCCCATCGCCGCCGACATCGGCAACCCCAGGCGCTTGTGCGCGACCACCAGCACGCTGACCGACACGAACGACACGATCGCCAGCGCCACCACGATCATCCCGATCGCCCCGCTCTGAATCGTTTCCATGAGACCCAGGCCCGCCTTGGTGCCGATGGCGGCCAGGAAGAAGACCAATCCGATCTGGCGCAGGACCAGGTTGGCATTGTAGGGCAGACCCCACTGGATTCTTCCGGTGCGCTCCAGACGTCCGAGGATCAGTCCCACGATCAGCGGCCCGCCGGCGAAGCCGAGCTTGAACGAGGTGCCATTGGGCAGCGGGATCGGCGCCATGCCGAGGAAGACTCCCAGCACAATCCCCAGCGACAGCGACAAATAATCGGTTTCCGACAGCGCCTTCAGCGAGTCGCCGAAGAAGTCGGTGATGCGCTCGATCTCCTGCCGCGGCGAGACCACCAGGATCCGATCGCCCATTTCCAGCGTGGTGCTCGGCGACGGCACAAATTCGACATCGTTGCGACGTAGACGGGTGATCGCGCCGACAAAGGGCCGTTGCTTTTGCAGTTCGCTGATCGTGCGGCCGACCACCGGGCGCTCCGAGACAAAATACCAGCGATAAGCGGTGTCGTCACGACGCGCGGCGATCTTCTCCTGCGACTCCTCGCCCAGATACAGATGCGCCGCGCGCAACGCCCGCGCCGGTCCCACCGCAATCACCAGGTCATTGGCCGCCAGCACCGTGTCGGGATTGGCCACTTCGATGGTCTCGCCCTTCTTGATGCGGGAGAGCACAAAGTCCGGATCCTCGATGGTCGCCATGAAGCGCTCGATGGTCATCCCGACAATCGCCGGATTGCTTACCCGGAAGGTGCGGCTGACAATCTGCTCGGCTTCCGATTCCTTCTCGCGCGCGGCGGTCTCCCGCTTGAAGTCGACGCGGAATGCCTTGGAGAGGACGGTGATCCAGAAGATCGCACCCAGCACACCGATGGGGTACGCAAGACCGTAGGCAACCACCGGGCTGTTGACGTAGTACTCGACACGGTCGGGCGGGAGGGACGGTCCCATGTTCTTGACCGCCTCGACCGCCGCCGCCAGGGCCGGCGTGTTGGTCAGCGAGCCGCAGAACAATCCCGCGATTGTCGCCGCCGAGAATCCGAACACTTTGCCCAGCACACCCGCCAGCGCCGCCGATGAGACCAGGATCGCCACCGCGATCAGACTCATGCGCAGACCGCGCTTGTGGAAGGAGGCGAAGAAACCCGGCCCCGCCTGCAGGCCGATGGCATAGACAAACAGCACCAATCCGATGATGTAGATGTGCTCGGGCAGAATCAGGCGCGGATCGATCGCCGAGAAGGCGATTCCGACAAACAGCAGGGCCGCCACCCCGAGTTTGAACCCGAAGATGCTGATGTTCCCGATCAGGTACCCCAGCCCGATAATCGTGAACAACAGCAGCAGATTGTTCTGTGCCAGAAGGTCGAGAAAACCTGGCATGCCCCGCTCCCCCGCGCGCGCAGCGCGCCATCCAACTTACGCTTCGCGACCGGGTGCGTCGAGACCAATGCCTCCCGCTCCGGTCGTCTTTGTCACCCCATCCGCGCAATCAATGCTCAAACGGTCCGGTTAGCCCCACTGGGCCAATAGGAGCAATCTGTTGTTGTGCAATGTGTTGCGCGCTGCGAAAAACGGTTGGGTTTGGCCTGTCCGGCGGGTATACTACGTGCGGAAGAGCAATGACTGGCAACGTACCGTTCACCCCCGCAAAACTGAAGAAGGCAGTAGTCTGACTGTATGGTTATGGTTACCGGCAAAGTCACTGTTCGGTTGAAAGAGGGAGTGCTCGATCCGCAGGGGCAGACCATTCAGCGCGCGCTGGAGCATATGGGCTATCAGGGAATCGACCAGGTGCGCGCCGGAAAGACGTTTGAGATCAAGTTGAATGCCGCCTCGCCCGAGGCGGCCCGCGCCCAGCTGCGGGACATGTCGGAGAAGTTGCTCGCCAACCCCGTGATCGAAACCTTTCATGTGGAGGTCGTCGAGTGAGAATCGGTGTCGTCACCTTCCCGGGTTCGAATTGCGACTATGATGCCTACGCCGCCTTTCGCCATGTGCTGGATTGCCCGGTCGAGTTCCTCTGGCATGCCGATCCGGATCTGCACGATGTCGACTGCGTGATTCTGCCCGGCGGGTTTTCGTTCGGCGACTATCTGCGCGCCGGGGCGATCGCGCGCTTTTCGCCGGTGATGCAGTCGGTGATCAAATTCGCCGCCGACGGCGGGCTGGTGTGGGGCATCTGCAACGGGTTCCAGGTGCTGACCGAGGCCGGGCTCCTGCCCGGCACGCTGCGCCGCAACGCGCACATGCGCTTTACCTGCCAGAACGTGCGCCTGCGCGTCGAGAACAACAAGACCCCCTTCACCCGCGGCGCCCGTGTCGGTCAGATCCTGAAGATGCCGATTGCTCACGGCGAGGGGAATTACTACGCCGATCATGACGTCCTCGAACGCCTGGAGGCCAACAACCAGGTGGTCTTCCGCTATGTCAACGCGCAGGGCGAACCCGATCTGCGTTCCAACCCGAACGGGTCGCGCCACAACATCGCCGGGATCGTCAACGCGCAGGGCAATGTCCTGGGCATGATGCCGCACCCCGAGCGCGCGGTCGAATCAATCCTCGGCAGCGCCGATGGGCTGGTGCTGTTCCAGTCGCTTCTGGGCGTCGGCGTCCCCGCGGTCGGCACCGAGACCCCCTCGGCGTCGCCCTTGATCGAAAAGAGGCGGGCCCGGGTGTGAGAGGCCGCGAGATCACCTTCCTCATCGTCGGCATCGTGATGGCCGCCGTCGCCGGGGCCCTCGTCGGCCACCTGGTCGGCTCGTTTCTGCCCGACGGCACGATGAAGACGATCTTCACCAGCAACATCGAAATCGGCCTGGGCAAGGGCGCGGCGCTGCACCCCGTCGAACCGGTCAACCTCGACCTCTATGCGGTCGCGTTCGCCTTTGGTTTCACGCTGCGGATCAATTTCGTCAGTGTGTTGTTTGTGCTGTTGTTGTTGATTTATTTCCGGTGGTGGTATCTGTAGGAGGACGGAATGTTCGGCGGCATCGGCATGCAGGAATTGCTCCTCATCTTTCTGGTGATCTTGCTTCTGTTCGGTGCCAAGCGCATTCCCGATATCGCCCACGGCCTCGGCAAGGGGATCCGTGAGTTCAAGCGCGCCATGGACGAGACCAAATCGGAGATCGACCGCGAGATCAACCGTCCGGCGACACCCCCCGAGCCGCGGCAGAATTCTGAATCTTCCGGCACGCCCGCGCCGTAGCAGGGCTGGACGACAACCAACCAGACGGGACGTGACTCTCATGTTTGCCGAAGAGGATATCAACCGCATCGCCGCCTGCCTCAAGCCCGAGGTGCGCGAATTCCAGAAAGACCACTACCACCTCCGGCTGGTGTCCAGCGCCGAGCGCCGCGCCCTCAGCATCGATCTGTATCCCGAAACCCGTCTGGGACGCCAACTCGGATCGATGGTGGTGGTCTACACCTCCGGCGGGCATCTGCAATTGCACAACTGCACCGGCTTTGTTGTCTCCGATGAACTCGGCGAAGTGACTTTCGTCGGTGAATCGGGCGGACGGATTTCCGGCCTGGTGGTCGAGCGCGAGGCCGGCTGCTCGCTGTACGCCAACATCAACCGCGACCTGATCTCCAGCGATTTCACGAAACTGGGTGTCGAAGTCATGCTTGCCGGCGTCGCCATCAGCATCGCCGAAGGGCTGCTGCACGACGCGCCCAAAGAGTGAGGCAGGAGCGTCCGGCGCGATTCGCGGCCGCCGCAAAAGCAAAGAGCCGCCCATCGGGCGGCTCTTTTTTCGTCGCCTGAGACAATCGAGTTACGGCGTCATGCAACCGACACGGCTGCAGAGGCATGGGGCGCCGGAGGGCTCCACGCCCTGGCACATGTAGCAGAACTGCTCGCCCGCCTTGCAGCGATTGCTCGGCTCGCAGTACAAGAACGGCTCCACCGCCAGTTTACAGATGTACGGCTTCGCTTCCAGCGATTCGGCCGTCACCGACGACCAGATCACGCCGGCCGCGAACGCCAGCACGAAGGCCCCCAGCACAAGACCTGCTTTGCGCATGAATCCCTCCTGACAGAGTGGGTTGACAGACGATGCCCCGGCGGGGCCGGGA
It includes:
- a CDS encoding phosphatidylserine decarboxylase; translation: MARDGWLFVGPALAVLAVGGILWVAGARLGGALIALLGGAAALAFGYFFRDPDRRPPNDPEAVVATADGRIVVVGPHPDGGTQIHTFLSVLDVHVNRAPVSGVVRESVHHPGKFGLAWKDEAGSQNERHDLVIESPRGTIRSAQIAGILARRIICTPQVGDTLRQGDRIGMIRFGSRVEVIVPDGFAPTVKVGDRVKAGETVIARRLEN
- the pssA gene encoding CDP-diacylglycerol--serine O-phosphatidyltransferase codes for the protein MPEHDDRHVRNFRGIFPGMFTMGNLFCGFLSILSSMDGEWRHACQFILLGFFLDGLDGIVARVSRGATRFGVELDSLADLITFGLAPAIMVYSFRLKDLGKWGWVLGFVFVMCGAFRLARYNLGAKTGPREGFEGLPIPAAASLLVSYTLFSFELWGELKYVRLLIAMTLVTSGLMVSTIPYEDKPTSWRSLKDRIKFLYLLIGVIAVLIDMSKTAFPLVLGYVAYGLVREIIETVSNGGSLERPLRLPRRRRQVEHKEPWQ
- a CDS encoding methyltransferase domain-containing protein — encoded protein: MTQERDYILGTHDEEIVRLGIQHRVWRPRALDAWRRAGFTVGQTILDIGCGPGYASIDLAGIVGDGGRVLSLDRSRRFLDTLETAATGYGLGNIRTVETDLEDGRLPETAADGAWCRWVFAFLKQPRRLLEAIAPSLRHGGVLVIHEYFDYSTWRTTPRCPEIEEFVAEVMTNWRSDGGEPDIGLQLPLWLPECGFEIVEMRPIIDIVPPGNFIWQWPKSFVRIGPQRLVSLGLMTAERAHQIGEAFERVEKTPHALMITPAVMELIARRR
- a CDS encoding TrkA C-terminal domain-containing protein, with product MPGFLDLLAQNNLLLLFTIIGLGYLIGNISIFGFKLGVAALLFVGIAFSAIDPRLILPEHIYIIGLVLFVYAIGLQAGPGFFASFHKRGLRMSLIAVAILVSSAALAGVLGKVFGFSAATIAGLFCGSLTNTPALAAAVEAVKNMGPSLPPDRVEYYVNSPVVAYGLAYPIGVLGAIFWITVLSKAFRVDFKRETAAREKESEAEQIVSRTFRVSNPAIVGMTIERFMATIEDPDFVLSRIKKGETIEVANPDTVLAANDLVIAVGPARALRAAHLYLGEESQEKIAARRDDTAYRWYFVSERPVVGRTISELQKQRPFVGAITRLRRNDVEFVPSPSTTLEMGDRILVVSPRQEIERITDFFGDSLKALSETDYLSLSLGIVLGVFLGMAPIPLPNGTSFKLGFAGGPLIVGLILGRLERTGRIQWGLPYNANLVLRQIGLVFFLAAIGTKAGLGLMETIQSGAIGMIVVALAIVSFVSVSVLVVAHKRLGLPMSAAMGMLAGVQTQPACLAYANQQAQNDLPNLWYAPVQPASMIAKIILAQVIVTTLLL
- the purS gene encoding phosphoribosylformylglycinamidine synthase subunit PurS, with translation MVMVTGKVTVRLKEGVLDPQGQTIQRALEHMGYQGIDQVRAGKTFEIKLNAASPEAARAQLRDMSEKLLANPVIETFHVEVVE
- the purQ gene encoding phosphoribosylformylglycinamidine synthase subunit PurQ; the protein is MRIGVVTFPGSNCDYDAYAAFRHVLDCPVEFLWHADPDLHDVDCVILPGGFSFGDYLRAGAIARFSPVMQSVIKFAADGGLVWGICNGFQVLTEAGLLPGTLRRNAHMRFTCQNVRLRVENNKTPFTRGARVGQILKMPIAHGEGNYYADHDVLERLEANNQVVFRYVNAQGEPDLRSNPNGSRHNIAGIVNAQGNVLGMMPHPERAVESILGSADGLVLFQSLLGVGVPAVGTETPSASPLIEKRRARV
- a CDS encoding DUF4321 domain-containing protein — protein: MRGREITFLIVGIVMAAVAGALVGHLVGSFLPDGTMKTIFTSNIEIGLGKGAALHPVEPVNLDLYAVAFAFGFTLRINFVSVLFVLLLLIYFRWWYL
- the tatA gene encoding twin-arginine translocase TatA/TatE family subunit, giving the protein MFGGIGMQELLLIFLVILLLFGAKRIPDIAHGLGKGIREFKRAMDETKSEIDREINRPATPPEPRQNSESSGTPAP